The following proteins come from a genomic window of Nitrospira sp.:
- a CDS encoding methyltransferase domain-containing protein, with the protein MQTDVQHVPVSHVGEEIEPRSRTHATQRVYSQFEKPAGLGGRVAGWIMAHRLSNRARNAWAVSCLELQPTDRVLEIGFGPGVAIALMSAVLTDGHVVGIDHSEVMLRQATKRNASAIEQRRVQLLLASVSDLPAGHSRYDKCLIVNTFHCWDNPDDVLNRVQRQMNPGGKIVIAFQPCIQGPTGEDTLKAGHTIVERIKAAGFSRAHLEIKSMAPDSVACAVGMKEG; encoded by the coding sequence ATGCAAACGGACGTGCAGCATGTTCCAGTCAGCCATGTTGGTGAGGAGATCGAGCCAAGAAGCCGGACGCACGCCACCCAACGGGTCTATTCGCAGTTTGAGAAGCCGGCGGGCTTGGGAGGGAGGGTGGCCGGATGGATCATGGCGCATCGACTATCCAACCGAGCACGAAATGCCTGGGCTGTGTCGTGCTTGGAGCTTCAGCCCACGGATCGTGTGCTGGAAATCGGTTTTGGACCAGGCGTTGCCATCGCACTTATGAGTGCGGTGTTGACCGACGGCCACGTTGTGGGCATTGATCACTCGGAGGTCATGCTCCGGCAGGCGACGAAACGCAATGCCTCTGCGATCGAGCAGCGCCGAGTCCAGTTACTCCTGGCCTCAGTGTCCGACCTCCCTGCCGGTCACAGTCGATATGACAAGTGTCTCATCGTCAACACCTTCCACTGTTGGGATAATCCTGACGACGTGTTGAACAGAGTGCAGCGGCAGATGAATCCTGGAGGAAAGATCGTGATCGCGTTTCAGCCCTGTATTCAGGGTCCCACAGGCGAGGACACATTGAAGGCCGGTCATACCATAGTGGAGAGGATTAAGGCTGCTGGTTTTTCTAGGGCCCATCTCGAAATCAAATCGATGGCGCCGGATTCTGTTGCCTGTGCGGTAGGGATGAAGGAGGGATAA
- a CDS encoding AP2 domain-containing protein gives MKHIYRIDHDQSHTHSWLVTVQRRGQIYHRHFTDSLYGGKRKALQAAKVYRDTLIATLKPLTRLERCQIKKKNNRSGVSGVTRIDTWGNTRNRRYPRRYWLAQWPIGNGHAKMKKFSIKLYGERGAFRRALRARQEALKHLTKT, from the coding sequence GTGAAGCATATCTACCGCATTGATCACGACCAATCACACACCCATTCTTGGCTGGTAACCGTTCAACGGCGCGGCCAGATCTACCATCGCCACTTTACAGACTCGCTGTACGGCGGGAAGCGCAAGGCCCTCCAGGCGGCGAAGGTGTACCGAGACACCCTCATCGCCACTCTCAAACCATTGACGCGGCTTGAACGCTGCCAGATCAAGAAGAAGAACAACCGGTCCGGCGTTTCCGGTGTCACGCGGATTGATACCTGGGGAAATACCAGGAATCGTCGTTATCCCCGTCGATACTGGCTCGCGCAATGGCCGATCGGAAACGGCCACGCAAAGATGAAAAAGTTTTCCATCAAGCTGTACGGCGAGCGCGGAGCATTTCGTCGAGCACTCCGAGCCAGGCAAGAGGCGTTGAAGCACCTCACCAAGACCTAG